One Helianthus annuus cultivar XRQ/B chromosome 12, HanXRQr2.0-SUNRISE, whole genome shotgun sequence genomic region harbors:
- the LOC110894921 gene encoding histone H4, with the protein MSGRGKGGKGLGKGGAKRHRKVLRDNIQGITKPAIRRLARRGGVKRISGLIYEETRGVLKIFLENVIRDAVTYTEHARRKTVTAMDVVYALNRQGRTLYGFGG; encoded by the exons ATGTCTGGACGTGGAAAAGGAGGAAAGGGGTTGGGAAAGGGAGGAGCAAAGCGTCACCGGAAAGTTCTCCGGGATAACATTCAGGGTATCACCAAACCTGCAATCAGGAGGCTCGCTAGAAGAGGTGGAGTCAAGAGAATCAGCGGTCTCATATACGAAGAGACTCGTGGCGTTCTGAAGATATTTTTGGAGAATGTGATTCGTGACGCCGTTACCTACACGGAGCACGCTCGCCGGAAGACGGTGACGGCGATGGATGTTGTCTATGCATTgaat AGGCAAGGAAGAACTTTGTATGGATTTGGTGGTTAG